AAATTGCTAAAATAAAAAATAAATTGCCTAATCAAGTATAGTTTTCAATTTGCATTAAAAGTTTTTTTGAAAACCAAAATGCAAGAGATCAATATTAAGATAACTGAAAATATAAAGAAAGAGTCTATCATCACAGGATTCGAAAGAATACTTTTCGAACGTGACACTCACGGCAATATTTGGATTGGATCTTGGAACCAAAGCCCCATCCTCTATAAAAACGATGGAACCCAAATCACACGTTTCGAATTCCCTGTGGGATTTTATTTGGCTAGTGATAACCCTTTTCATTCCAATCAAGACAGTGTCTCGTTTGGATCTTCGGATTCAGTGGTTTACTTTAATGAGGATAAATTTTTTAATTTGCCTGCACCAAAATTACAAAACCCCGCACCATACCAAATATTAACCATTGGCCTATACACGTATGTGATATTTGCAAATACAGCCGGACGAAGGCAGATATATCGATGGGATGGATCTAGTTGGGAGCTCTTAAATTCAAAAATAGAATTCGAAAACTTAAGAAACTTAAAACAAGTCGGCAACAGGGTTTTGGTTACAGAAAATAATTTGGAAGTAGCTTACATCCTTGGTTTAGATGGGAAGTTCATCTCAGAATTTTCCACAAGTGGTGCTCCAATGAATATAGAAGTGAGTTCCGATAAAATATTTTTATATTCCGATTCTAAATTAGAAGTTAGGGATAAAGATGGAAACCTCAAACATACTTTAGATTTATATGATGAGACGATGAAATCTTACTTCGGATCCTATTTGGAGTTTATCGATATCTCCATCGAAAATGATTCCAACTTGACCTTACTATTGAAAGAAAGAAACAAAAATCCATCAAAGAAACATCTGTTGGATTTTAATTTGGATACATTAACTCTAACACCTCATCCTCTATACCACCAAATCACACCGGAACTAAATGTTCTCCAATTCGAAAAGGATAATTCGGGGGACTACTGGTTTAAAATCTCTGGCAAACATGGTTCAGAATCATTTCATATTTTAAGTAAGGAATTGGCCCTATGAAACAAAACACTAAACTCAAACTAGAAAAAGAAGACTTCTATTTTGGAAATTTAAAAGAAATCATTATTGATCGTATGTTGGTTTTTCAATCCTTAAAAGATAAATTTTCCAAAGCAGCAGAAAAAAATAAAAACAGATTGGACCAGAGTTTTTTAAAAGAGTTTGAAACCATTTACGGATTTAGGCCAGGAAAAGAAATCCTAGAATGGGAAAATTTAAAAAAAGCATATAGATCCGTTCTATATGAAGTCGCAGATGTCTGGAATATGATTGATCATCACTCAGCGGAAGAAGAGGAGATGGACGAAGACGGCGGATTTGACTATGCAATTTCATCAATAGAAAAACTCGTAAAACTAAAAGATCCAGAAGAGGCGCTCCGTTGGTTAGTAGGATCATATAGCGGGTTAATGTTTTTACTTAATGGCTCTTATGCGTTTGCCTCTGATGGAGGAGGAGATACCTCCTGGATTAATCTTCTACCAAACGAAAAGGAATCCATCGAGGTTAATTATTACAATCATGAGATTGGAGAATTAGAAAACCTGCCATATTATTCCATTAGTCATTTCATTGCCGAAAACTGGGATAATGAATCTAACGAAGGTTACGAAGATGATGATGAGGAAGAATTCGAAGAAGAAACTACGGATAAAAAAGAAAAAGAACCCATTTTGACCTCCCAAATCAAAGAAAGTGTCATTAAAGCTTTTGAGAAAGAAGCAGGGAAAGCCTATAAAAACAAACCGATTTACAACAACTCTTTAGATATGTTTGAAAGATCTTCTTGGTTACTTGGACATAGTTATGGAGATCCTGCGTATGCATTTACAGAAAAACTTGCAGATGCACCTTCCTATGCACTTTGGGAAGAAGAAAAAACAGATATAAAAAATCATCCTAACTTAGCAGCTTATTGGATCCTTCATCATTTCTATTTCAAAAATGAAGAAGCTTGTCGTGAAACAATCAAACTGGCAAGTAAATCAAAAGGAAAGATCATTACCGCACTAAGTGGGCACATCCTTAATTATTTAGATAATCAATCTAAAACTCTCTTTAACCTTCCTTCTGAAAAAGTAGAAAAAATTAGAACACAAACATTTGCAAATGCTGATCCAAAACAAATTGAACCAAAGAACATAAAAATTTATAATGATAGTTTAGGATTATCTGATTTAAAAACCATTTCCAAAAAAGAATTAGAATCTAGGTTAAAAACAGAAGAAAATTTGTTCAAACTGATAGAAGAATATCCAGAAGATGTAGCGACCCACGATATCATTTTGAAAGAAATCGCAAAAAAGGATAAAGATCTAAAAAACCTCATCGAAGATTATTTCCGCGAAAGAACTGACAGTGCTTACAATACTTGGCCATACAGCCAAGAGAAACTAGACAAACGACTTTCCCTAGCCATCAATGCTGCATTTCGACAAGGTTTAAAATACGATGCAGAAAATAAAAAAGCTTATTGTGGTATCACCAAAACAATAGGAATGTTAGATGATGATTATGCAATGGTTTCTCTTAAGGAATCTGTAAAAAAACTCAAACAAGACGACCCTAGAATGGAGTATGTGGTGGAGGCATTGATCAATAGCAACCATGCCGAATCAATATCCATTTTAGCTGAAGCAGCGTGGCGAACATTTGAAACTTTAGATAACGTAAAAGAAATTAGAGAAAAAGTCCAAAAAGAAGGACCTACCCTAAACAATATGTTTACTGTTTACACCCATCTAAACCAAGCATTACAGGAACGAATTTTAACTTTAGATGAAGTTTCAGTAAAACTAATTCAAAAACTTTTTACTTATAAAGATCATTTTGGATATTTTGGAATCAGTGCAGGGAATGCTTTTGCTGTCTGCGCTCATTTAGACTTAAAAGAACATACCGAACTCATTGCTAATTATGTAAGAAAAAGTTTTCAAATGAAAGGAAGGGATCGAGGAGCTTATTTAGAACTCAGTTCCATCATCAATGCATCAGAAGCGGCATTAGCTTGGGCGAAGATGGAACCAGATAAAGCAAAACTAGAACTACATGAATTCTTTTCTAAAATCGATGAGTCTGCTTATCCAGGAATTGCCATTGATTTAAAAGCATGTTATGTTGCAGGATTATTACGATTAGAACCAGACAATCAGGAATATTCAAAATTTGCAGAGCGAATTTTAGGAAATCGTGGCGACCAGGTTCGAGTGTATGGGATCATTCGCTGTATCAGGAAACTAGAATTACATAAGTTCAAAGACTATCTTTGGTATCATATCTATGCAGACCCAAATCCGATGGTTGATTATTCTTGGAGTTATATTGAAGTCGAAGCAAGGAGAGCATGGCTCACTTTAACGGGGGAGGAAGCACCAGATTTTGATTCCTCAGATGAATATGCATCCTCACTTGCAAGGAAAAGTAAATCATCGTTACCGGAAGCAATCCTTCATCCGGAAAAACATAGCATCCAACATGTATTTGAGAAAATTCGTGAGGAAAAGTACAAACATGAAGATGTCATCCGTTATGGGGGGCCTTGGCTTGTTGAGTCACTACGATATTCAATCGATGAATATAAATACTCAGGATCCTACGACAGATGGGAAGCAATCAAAGCACTTTTCATTCAAGGTAGCGGTGTATTCCCTTACTTTCTGGAAATTTTCCAACTGCCTTATGCGGCTCCTTCTTGGAAGTCCTATTTATTACAATTTATGCGAGTGATGGAACCTGAATCTATCAAATGGAACAAAGTTCTCAAAATGGATGCGAGCGAAATTAAAACTCTACTAGAACAACCTACTCCCGATTGGTATGTATGGACGGATTTACTAACTGCCCGATTGTTTTTGTTAGATGGTGATTCTTCGTTTGATACAATTTCTGCGGTGATTACACAACGCTTAAGTATGACAAATCAGGATGCATACGACTCCAGTATTTATGAAGAAGCTTTAGGGCTTCGTCTGCCACTCCTTTGGAGATGGTTCGGCAAAAAAGGAGATGATTCTATCCAATCACACTGGAAAAAAACAAAAACAAGTTCCGAAACAAGGACAATGTTGGATATGGCAGCAAGAAGGAAATTAGATAAGGAACTACCTGATATGCCAGAAATCAAAGATCCGGGGATTCTTCTCACTTTTTACCCAGAACAAAGAGAGTATGGTTGGCATACTTGGATTCATTTGACTCCAGATGTCATTCGGTTTGGAACGAGCGAATTTCATCTCCATTCTGTATTACAAGATTCAAAAACAGAATCTAGTATTACTAGTGCAAACAAACATTTGAAAATGGTTTGGGATATGGCACATATTTTAGGTTATACGGTTTCTAAGAAAAAACCGAAAGGAAAGAAGTAACGCCAGACAAATTCACTTTAAGTCATCCAGGCTAAGTCTTTATGAGAGTTTGGTTTGGATGACAATTGATTTAAGCAGGTTGTTTTTTCCCCACTGACTTTGCGTAATCACTGGGTGACATTTTTTTTAAAGATTTAAATGCTAAATTAAAATTTGCTTTGGAATTAAAACCCACTTGGTAAGCAAGTGAGAGTAAGTTGGCTTTTGGGTTTTCTTCAATCAAATGGCAAATCTCTGCAATCCGATATTCATTTACAAGTCGATTAAAGTTCATACCTAAATATGCATTTATATATTCACTGAGTTGGTAATCTTTAATTCCCAGCTGTTCGGCAAGATTTGCTAAATTTAAATCCTCTGTGCGGTACACATAATTTACATTGAATAAGGTATCCAAATCATGTTTTAGTTTTTCTAAATTTAAGTTTAGAATCCGAGAAGTTCGATAAGATTGGCGAAGTTCTGGGAGTAGATCCTTAAACAATTGATGATTGATTTCTGTTCCAATAAAAGCAACAACTGCCATAAGGGTAGCAAGCCCCGCAGTAAAATAAATTCCAGAATGCCAACGAAGAAAAGTACTTAGAAAGATAAAACTAGCAAAAGTAATATTACCTTTTAAAATCATTCCTAAAACTTGTACACCCAGTTTTGCTTCTTTGTTTGGATTCCGATAGAGGATCATTCTATACTGATAAATCATCAAAACAAAAGTACCTATCCAGTAAATACAACCAATGGCGGAAATCATTTCGGGAACAGAGAATGGTGCTCCCGCAAAACTTTGGTTCATGGATTGTGAAAGAAGATGCGGCGCCGTCCATTGTAAAAAAAGAAGTAATAAAACCACAATCAAAGTAGGATATAACCTTTTGAGTCCACCCAAGGGGACCGGCTCTGAACTGAGAAATTGTTCAATTGTATACTGCATACTTCCAGGTATGAGAAAGATAATGGGCACATAACCATGATTCAGTAGCGGAGTTTCGAATTCGTATCCAACATAAAGACGGTAGGCATAAAAAATCAAAATCCCACCAGAAAAGGCAGCCACTACAGCAAAGGGGAAACCTTTGGAACCTTTCTCTTTCACGAGAATTCCAATTCCTAATATGAAATGATACCAGGCACCAAACTGGAGCCACGAACCAAAGAACTCGAACATCTAGCAAAAATCGGACAAGATGCACGCTTTCGTCAACACTTTGGGAGGTCTTCGTACAAAGAATTAGTACAAAATGATGATATTAGACCTAAAAATTCGTCCAGAATTGCCATCTTGGACGCCAATTGGACGCATTCATGGTAAATTTGGGTCAATTCAGAGGCGAATTATGAAAAAGCAAAAAATCTACCGTCTGCTTTTGCCACTTGGGATCTTCCTCGCTGTGGCCTGCGGACAAAACGGAAACCAAAATTCGAAAGACAGCACAGCCGTACTCGGTTTGTTAAACGGAACTAACTCTTCCACATCAGCTTCACCAGAAGCCCTCCAACTCAGCAATGCAGCTCAATCCAGAGACATTCAATCTGCATTTGCAAAGGAAAATGATGGAAGTTTCACCTTCAATGATAACATCTCGTTTTTAAGTAACGATGGTGTCAAAATCACAGGAAACCTTTTTGTTCCCAAATCAGGAACTGGCCCCTTCCCTGCCGTAATCTTTGTCAATAGTTGGGCACTCAATGAATACGAATACATTGTTCCCGCAGCCAAACTTGCAAAAAAAGGTTATGTTGTATTTAGTTACAATACGAGAGGGTTTGGAACTTCTGGCGGACTTATCAATGTTGCAGGTCCTAAAGATATGCAAGATCTTTCTAAAGGAATTGATTTTCTATTAGCAAACGCTCCGGTCAACCAAGCAAACATTGGTATTGCGGGAATTTCTTACGGTGCGGGGATTTCTCTTCTTGGTCTTAGCAAAGAACCAAGAATCAAAACTGCCGTTGCTATGAGTGGATGGGGAAGTTTACCGGACTCATTGTACGGGAATCAAACTCCTAGACTTGTATGGGGATTACTTTTAGTCACTGCAGGTTATATCACAGGAAGAATGGATCCAATCATCGCGGAAAACTTTGGGAAACTTCTTGATACAAGAGATGTTGCAACAGTTTTGGCTTGGGCAAGTGAAAGATCACCGAACAGTGCTGTTGCTGCCTTAAATGCATCTGGTAAACCAGTGTATATTTCCAATAACTCACAAGACAATCTTTTCCAACCGAACCAAATCCTTCCCTATTTTGAACAATTAACCGTACCTAAGAAATTGGATTTGAATAATGGAATTCATGCAACTGCAGAAGTGGGTGGAATTCTTGGAATCGAAAACTATGTTTGGACGAACGCTTATGACTGGTTTGATTATTGGTTAAAAGGAGTCCAAAATGGAATTATGACGAAACCGAAAGTTTCCATTCAAAAACGGTTTTCTTCTTCTAGAGTTACATACGCAACTTGGCCAAACCCAAATAAAGTGGAACGAACTTACCATCTAAGACCTATGGGTCTTCTTTCTCCTGGTAAAATTACAACCACTACCAATACAAGTAATGGAAATGACACCATCCTTTCTGGAGGAACAAGTGCAACAACAGGGGTTCCTCTTCTTTCCGAAATTTTGGACGGGGCAGTATCTGTACCTGTCACTACCAATGTCAACTTAATTGATCGTACGAATGCAATGGTTTATATTTCTGATCCATTGACAAATATCCTCAAGATACGCGGGCGTACTTTTTACAAAGGTCGAATCAATAGTTCAGACAATGCCCCTCATGTAGTTGTATATTTGTATGAAGTTGATTTCTGGGGGACAGGAAAATTGATTTCTCATGGAACTGCCACCCTATTTGGTGTGAAAGGAAAAGACACAGACTTAAATGTTGATTTGCAAGCAGTTGCACACGACTTCCCTGTGGGTAGTCGCCTAGCTTTAGCGATTGACAACATTGATCCTATGTATGCAGTACCAAAACCAGTTTCTCTTTACACAACTACTTTTAAACACAGTACGACAACAGCTTCGACTCTTCGTTTCGAAAGTGAATAAGAGAAAATTTCACCTATAAATTGTTAGCTTTCTAATTGGGAGAGGATACCCTCTCCCTTTCTTTACTAACAAATGTCGAATACTCGCGCCCCGGATAGTAGCGGAAATCCTTTCGCAGACGCGAAAGATTGCAGCGGATAGCCGGAAATGGCGCCCAAGATTCATACTTTTTTTCCGTTAATCGATTACGATTAAGAATGGACTTTGGTGGTTCCAGGATCAGAATCAGTATGATCCACAAAAAAGGGAATCCCGTTGCCGATACATTATCACGCTGGTCTTCATTTACAAGATATCACCACCGAACTTGGAAAACAAATTAAGGAGAATCAAAAAGAGAATCCTCTCAAACGTCCGTTGGTGGTAGTGCCTAATCAAAACCTGATCCCGTGGTTGCGACTAAATTTACCTAAATTTGATGAATCAAACTTATCTTTAAATATTGAATTTACTTTTTTAGAAAAAGCGATTTTAAAAATTATATTTCAATATTTGAATATACCTGCTTACGAAGAAAAAACTGCGTTGTACCAATATGAAAGTTTAAAAAAAGATTGTTTTGCTCTACTCTATCGAAATCAAAAAGAAATTTTGAATGATTTTCCAGAGATCGAAACCTACTTAAAAGAAATTCCAAAATTATACTATCTTTCAGATATCCTCACAAAATATTTTAAAGATTACGAACTAAATCGAGAGGAATGGATTAAAGATTGGCTTGGCCTCGAGGCAAAACCAATTCCGAATGAATTAAAAAAAGACCCTTACTTTGCACTTGAAAAACAAATTTATACGGAGATTTTCAAAGACAGTTCAAAACCAAAGAATTTATTCCGTTATTTAGAAGAAGGAAAAAAATTATCACTCAGTGGCGATTTACATTTGTTTTGTTTATCAAATCTATCGGGAACCTATATCGATTTTCTAAAAGAAACAACATCAGGCCCTGACTCCAAACTGAATGTACATATTTATCAATTTCATAATGGGAAAATCATTGGAAAAAATTCAGAAAAAAACAAAAACCATCTTTCGAAATTTTCTAAACCACAATCCTATCTAGCAAAAGAATTTGCAAAAGGTGAGTATACCAAACAAAAATCTAAGTTTGTTAGTGGAGGTATGTTGTCCAAACTAAAAGCACAATTACTCGAAGAATCAACAAAACCAGAAAATTATTTGGAAGATCAAACAGTCAGAGTTTGGAATGCGCCTTCCGTATACCGTGAACTTGAATCCATAGCTCATGACATACTAAACAAAATAAGTTTAAGCAAAGGCAAACTCAATTTACTTGATTTTGCAATCCTTGTTCCGGATATGAACGA
The window above is part of the Leptospira brenneri genome. Proteins encoded here:
- a CDS encoding helix-turn-helix domain-containing protein, which codes for MFEFFGSWLQFGAWYHFILGIGILVKEKGSKGFPFAVVAAFSGGILIFYAYRLYVGYEFETPLLNHGYVPIIFLIPGSMQYTIEQFLSSEPVPLGGLKRLYPTLIVVLLLLFLQWTAPHLLSQSMNQSFAGAPFSVPEMISAIGCIYWIGTFVLMIYQYRMILYRNPNKEAKLGVQVLGMILKGNITFASFIFLSTFLRWHSGIYFTAGLATLMAVVAFIGTEINHQLFKDLLPELRQSYRTSRILNLNLEKLKHDLDTLFNVNYVYRTEDLNLANLAEQLGIKDYQLSEYINAYLGMNFNRLVNEYRIAEICHLIEENPKANLLSLAYQVGFNSKANFNLAFKSLKKMSPSDYAKSVGKKQPA
- a CDS encoding alpha/beta fold hydrolase; its protein translation is MKKQKIYRLLLPLGIFLAVACGQNGNQNSKDSTAVLGLLNGTNSSTSASPEALQLSNAAQSRDIQSAFAKENDGSFTFNDNISFLSNDGVKITGNLFVPKSGTGPFPAVIFVNSWALNEYEYIVPAAKLAKKGYVVFSYNTRGFGTSGGLINVAGPKDMQDLSKGIDFLLANAPVNQANIGIAGISYGAGISLLGLSKEPRIKTAVAMSGWGSLPDSLYGNQTPRLVWGLLLVTAGYITGRMDPIIAENFGKLLDTRDVATVLAWASERSPNSAVAALNASGKPVYISNNSQDNLFQPNQILPYFEQLTVPKKLDLNNGIHATAEVGGILGIENYVWTNAYDWFDYWLKGVQNGIMTKPKVSIQKRFSSSRVTYATWPNPNKVERTYHLRPMGLLSPGKITTTTNTSNGNDTILSGGTSATTGVPLLSEILDGAVSVPVTTNVNLIDRTNAMVYISDPLTNILKIRGRTFYKGRINSSDNAPHVVVYLYEVDFWGTGKLISHGTATLFGVKGKDTDLNVDLQAVAHDFPVGSRLALAIDNIDPMYAVPKPVSLYTTTFKHSTTTASTLRFESE